CTCGTAAATCGGCTCCGGATAAGCTGATAGGAGTGTTTGACGTgctctttgattttcccctTGATAAGACCCGGCCAAGCGTGAGATAAAGATAGCGATTCACGTGACGGTTGACATGTGTGAATATTTGGGCCATACACGGTCTGTCTTGTCTGGGTTCAGCGAGAGATAGAGGCAGACTCTATATATAAGGTGTTTGGGTTCTTGCCTAGGAATATTTCACTAGGCATGTATTCAAAATAGTGATGTGAGTCCAGCATACCCTATCAAGAACAAGATGTACTGTCAATTCTAGTGCTGTACCTTCCTACTCCCGTCCTGCGAGTCTAGTTCCCGTCACCACCCCATCACGTGCTACGGTCGGGGAGTTTCTCCGGACGGGGAGCCCCCTAATCAGGCACTTTTCGAGATTCCCAAATGCCCGTGCTTTTTGGATCGCCCTGGCGTAAGGACTTGGACTTGCATATTACAACTATTTCCCCGGTCGTTTCAGATTGGGTCCTTTTAGGAGTGACAATATTGGAtatttaatttttttttccctctctcggGATTTGCCTGTCGCTCCTTTCTTTGTGCAGTAAGTGCCTTAGTACCCCGTGTGTCCTCCTGGCCCGCTCTTCCCACCCCTCTCAGGCGCGCGCGCTCCCGAGCTCCGCTGGAGCCAACAAAAAGCGGGTATACTAATCTTACCTGGACAGGGGATACAGTCGACGCTGCAAGACGAGATTACACTGTTCATATTACTATCCACCGGCGATCCAGACCTCTAGATCAGCCCTTCGGAGTGAGAACTCGACGGGGGCCGCGCAACTAGACACCGAGGGAGGGCCCGCACCCGACGACTTGACGTATACCGGTGGTGATTCTGTCCAACGAGACGCAACGGAAAAAGTGGTGGCTGCTTGATGCTGCCAGTCGCTGGAGTTCaaggagagagtgagagagcaACGAAAACCGGTGTGAATGTGAGGGAAAGCGcgctggagaaagaaagagcgAAAAGGAAGGGGATCCTACGCCAAGATGCCCACCGGCCCGCCCGCCGACAAGTCCAGGCAAACGTCCGCTGGAAAGTCCTTTTTTGGAAGGAAGTTGTATAAGGAGAGGTCGACCGATGAGCGCTCGTCAGAAGGGTATGGGGGTTCCTACGATAGCCTGGCGCCGCCGGCCAGCGCGTCGGGTTCCCGTTCATCCCGATACTCGAAGCGCTCCTCAGTTCAATCGGTGGATACGCATGGGGATCTCGACTCGTCGATGCTCGCGCCCATGTCCGGTGGTGGAATTCCCTCCATGCCCTTCGACAGTATGCCCTCAGACACGAGAACACCTGTTCCGATTGACAACTACCCGCGCCCTGACTCCTCCAGCGCCCGCCTCGAGCCCTCCTCGAGCAGTTATGGCAAGCCCAGCGGGGACTTTTATAGTCACTACCCAACGTGGAATTCTTCTtcgacctcctcctcttctgcaCCCAACGCTCCGCCGCACGGGTACACTTCATATCCTCCTTCAGGGCCCCGCCCACCCCCTCACACTTCGggcatgaccatgaccagcAGTACATCTGGAGACCGCGGCACTCGTTATCAACAATGGGGTCGTCCTGGTAGTTCCGCCGCCAACCACTCGATCGATTCTTCCTCCAACTCCCGCACCTCGCTCGATCAGACCAGTCTATATTCCTCCCATTCATCCAACACGCGCGGCTCCACATATTTCTCTTCCTCAGACGGTTCCTCGCGCACACTCACGCCGTCCCATTCGGGGGATCGTATCACCATGTTTCCCACCAGCAACAGCTCCGGGCGCATGTCCAGCGCTGCCTCGTCCCATTCGAATGTCCCCGCCGCGGTGCCGCGACCTGACAATTTCTTGACTCGGCCCCGCGACGATCGCGTGGTGGATCAGCTGTTCTTGGAGCTCATGCAAAAGCGAGGGTGGCAGAATCTTCCAGAACAGGCAAAGCGACAAATGCTATCGTATCCAGCCTCAAAGAAGTGGACGTTGGTCCACCAGGATCGCTTGACAGAGTTACAGGGCGAGCAGAAGCGCCGTCAGAACGCCCGCCAGACTCATGGCCACGATGGACTCTCGGGTCTGCTGGAGCGCGCCGACGAAGAAGGAAGCCCGGAGTGGTACGTGAAAAAGGTCATGGACGATACGATTACTTCGAAACAGCTAGCAAGTCTCAGCGTCAGTCTACGGACGCAACCGATCAGGTATGTGGAAACTTGTATGCCATGGCGCATCCTCTTGattcctctcctcccccctgAAGAGTCCATAAGCTCACCTCGAATTCAGTTGGGTCAAAGCTTTCGTCGAAGCGCAGGGTCAAGTAGCCCTCACCAACGTTCTCCAGAAAATCAACCGGCGTAAGGCCTCTGGACCTGTTCCTGCTCCGCCCACAGGAGATAAAGACCTCGATCGAGAATATGACATTGCAAAATGTTTGAAGGGTCTGATGAACAACAAGTACGGCGCCGATGATGCACTTGAGCACCAAGGTGTTCTGGTGGCGCTTGTCAATTCGCTTTCCTCCCCGCGTCTCAATACTCGAAAGCTCGTGAGTGAGGTGCTCACATTTCTGTGTCACTGGGCCGAAGGTCGAGGCCATCAAAAGGTCCTCCAGGCTATGGACAAGGTGAAGCATGACCATAACGAAACTGGGCGTTTTGATGCGTGGATGCGCATCACGGAAGTTACCATTGATGGCCGCGGAAAAATGGGTAGTCTGGTAGGCGCAAGCGAAGAGTATCGCAGTGGTGGTATTGGAATGGAGAACGCTTTGATGGAATATGCGGTCTCAACGATGATTCTCATCAACATGCTTGTCGATGGTGCTGAAAATGACTTGGAATTGCGATGCCACATTCGCGCCCAGTTCATCTCATGCGGTATCAAGCGGCTGCTCACTAAGATGGAAGGTTTCCAGTACGATGTGATCGACAAGCAGATTGAGCGCTTCCGGGAGAATGAAGCCATCGACTATGAAGACTTACTCCAGCGCGAGGGCAGTAGTATGAAAGACAGTGTTGAGGGCGAAGTCAAGGATATGAGTGATCCGCTCCAAATCGCCGACGCGATTGCGACCAAGATCAGCGGCACTCGTTCTCATGACTACTTCCTTTCGGCGATGCAACATATGCTGCTGATCAGGGAGAATGCCGGCGAGGAGGGACTGCGCATGTTCCAGCTTGTGGATGCCATGATGAGTTACGTTGCGATGGATCGCAGATTGCCCGACATGGACCTCCGGCAGGGCTTGAACTTCACTGTCCAAAGTCTGCTGGATCGACTGCACACGGACGCTGAAGCCAGGCAGGTGTACGATGAGGCATTGGAGGCACGCCAGATTGCCGAAGCTGCCATTGCGGAGCGCGACGAGATGAAGGCTCAGGTGGAGATGGGTGCAGACGGTCTTGTCAGGAAGCTTCAAAAGCAAATTGACGAGCAGGCTGGGATCATTGAGCTCCAGAGCCGTCAAAATGAGACACTCAAGGCCGAGGTTGCCGAAGTCCAACGATTACGCGCCCAAGAATTGCAGCGTAACGAACTAGAAACTCGTGAGCTCTACCTGATGCTTCGGGATGCCCAGGATATTGCTGCTTCAAATGCCCGGAAACAAGCCAACGCATCCGAAACTGGGCCTGTGGACCCATCTCAATTACCAGGCATTATGGACCGTGAGCGCCTTATGGAACGTCTCGAACGCCAATTGGAGCGAACGAAAACCCAGTTTAAGCTGGAAGGCAAGATCTGGGGCCAGCATGGACCTTCGGACCGCCTGCGTGAGCTTCGCGAAAAGATGGAAGGCGGCGCGGATGAAAGTGAGGAATTCGCCGAGTCTGCCCGTCGCAATCTAGATCCCAGCTCGCTTGGATCTGTATACCGGAAGCGCAGCCATGTCCCTGAGATGAACAATGGCTCCGACGAGCTTCCTATGTCTCCCttggacgaagaggaggaggccgtGTTTGAGAAACCCCGTCTGATTCAATACCAGCGTCCGCGCTTGAACCCTGCGCAGGCTAGCGGTCTACTTGGTGAGATTGCGTCCAAGGTGCCCAAatttgacgatgatgagCAAGAAGTGGCTTCCGACGTCGGCGCCGCTGCAGTTGCAGCTCCAGCCGCCTCTACCTCCGTCACTTCCGTTGCTGTTAAAGATGCAGGTGCTGTGGCCAAAGATGTAGTTACTCCCAATATCgtaccaccacctccgccaccaccaccacctccaggCGGTGCAAAGCTGGTCgttcctccgcctcctcctccaggcGGTGCAAAGCTCGTCattcctccgcctcctccaccagGTGGTGCGAAGTCCGTcgctcctctccctcctcctccacctccacccccagGGGGCAAGCTTGCGAttcctccgcctccacctCCCGGCGGCGCCAAGGTCCCTGGtcttccccctccacctcctcctccaggtGGAAAGATTGGTGTTCCACCcccgcctcctccccccggtggctttggcgctggtcttcctcctccgcctcctcctcctggtgCTTCTGGTGGCttccctccacctcctccgcctcccaGTGCTCCTCTGGGTGCTGGCTGGCGGCCTACGTACATGGTTCAAGATGATATGCCAACATCAATCACCGGTATGCCATCCATAcggcccaagaagaagctcaaggcttTGCACTGGGACAAAGTCGACACTCCACAAGTCACAGTCTGGGCTGCTCATGCTCCCACTCaacaagaaaaggagcaGAAGTATACCGACCTTGCCAAGAAGGGTGTGCTGGATGAAGTGGAACGTCTCTTCATGGCGAAAGAGACCAAGATATTTGGGGCTAGCACTGCATCGAAGCAGCGTAAGGACAAGAAGCAAGTGATTTCGAATGATCTATCAAAGAATTTCCAGATCGCCTTGTCCAAATTCTCTCAGCTCCCGGCTGAGGAAGTCACTCGGATGATCATTCATTGCGATAAGGAGATCTTGGACAACCTGGTCGTGATGGACTTCTTGCAGCGCGATGAGATGTGTTCGATCCCGGAGAATGTAGCCAAGCTTTTGGCGCCGTACAGCCGGGACTGGACAGTCCCCGGGGCTGCCAATTCTGAGCGGGAGCAAGACCCGGCTGAACTCACTCGTGAGGATCAGATCTATCTCGCGACCGCATTTGAGCTGAATCACTACTGGAAGGCACGTATGAGAGCCCTCTCATTAACTCGCTCCTACGAGCATGAATACGAGGACATCTCCGCCAAGCTGCAGGAGGTTGTCCGAGTGAGCGAAACTCTGCGCGACTCTGTCTCTTTGATGAACGTGCTCGGTCTGATTTTGGATATTGGTAACTTTATGAATGATGCAAACAAACAGGCGCAAGGTTTCAAGCTGAGTTCGCTCGCGCGCCTGGGCATGGTCAAGGATGACAAAAACGAGACAACCTTTGCGGACCTGGTGGAACGCATCGTGCGTAATCAGTATCCCGAATGGGAGGGCTTCAGTGACGAGATCAGCGGTGTGATTGGGCTACAGAAAGTCAGCGTTGACCAGCTGCGGTCAGACTCGATCAAGTACATCAGCAATATCAAGAATGTACAAGCCAGTCTGGATGCTGGCAATCTGAGCGATCCTAAAAAGTTCCACCCTCAGGATCGCGTCAGTCAAGTGGTTCAGCGCAGCATGAAAGACGCTCGCCGCAAGGCTGAGCAACTGCAGCTGTATCTTGATGAGATGAACAAGACATATGATGACATTATGGTCTTCTACGGCGAGGACAGCGCTGACGAGAATGCCCGACGTGATTTCTTTGCAAAGTTGGCTTCATTCCTGATGGAATGGAAGGTAAGAAGAGAGACGTCATCCTGTGTTATCCTGTACTCGTCCTATTCCGTACTAATTCATATTTCTTTCAGAAATCTCGCGAGAAGAACATCGGGCTTGAGGAGTCAAGGAAACGCACCGAAGCTTCCTTGGCTCGCAAGCGGATCAATGTCAACCTTGCCAACGGCGCTGGTACTGAATCGCCCAGCTCTCCTGCCACGAGTGGAGCGATGGATTCATTGCTAGAGAAACTACGAGCCGCCGCGCCCCAGACTAAGGACGTCCGAGACCGTCGCCGTCGTGCTCGTCTGAAGGAGCGGCATCAAATTCGCGTCGCCTCCGGGCAGAAGGTGCCCGATTTCTCTGCTATCGACGCTGGAACTGAAGGTTCAGAAGCTCCTGCCGACACTACTGCATCGACTGACGAAAATGGCCTGCTGAGTCCGCCTATGCCTGATGAACCCGTGGAAAGCAGCAAAGAGACACAGGTCTCTGAAGGTGAAGACGTGGCAGATCGTGCTGCTAGCATGCTTCTTGGCTTGAGAAGCAATTCTGAGGCAAATGGCGACCGTCCGCGTCGCAGGAGAGAAAGCGCCGATGAAGAACGACGTCAACGCCGCCTGAGACGGCGAAATGGCGGTACAAGTGTCAGCAAAGGCAGCGCAGATGGCACAGGATCCAATCTTGCCCCTGTCGTGGAGCCCACGTCACCCACTTTGACGGACCACACGGGCGGTGCCGAGGAACAATCTCTTCTGAGCCCTCAACAGGAGGACTTTAGACTTTCGGGGACCCCCGAGATTGTGGTCTCTGATCAGAACGATGAGACTGTACCCGGGAAGGACTCACGACCAGCTAGATCTCTACCTACCCATGTGATTGAGGTTTCGGATTGAGAAATGACCTTTTGACATCCCGGCGTCCCTTTTGGTCCTCGCCATCTTGAAATATCACTTCTTCTATACTTGCCATCGCTCGAATTGATGGAAGCTCACCCTTGTCCATTGTCCTTGCATAAATTCCCACCTCCGCCCATCATTGTACAAAACTTCCTTCCACGTCCTTTCTTCATTGTCAACCCCTCAACCTCGTCCACCTTCCAACCCTGGGGTTGACCTCTGCCCCTTGATCGAACATCTCTCGACGGCCTCTACTTCGCTTGGGCAGTTTCTATCCACCTCTCCTTCTAATAGTCACCACTTATTTCCCCAATTATCTTTGATGAGCGAAGCATGGTGTCATGATACCATTTGTATTTTTTTGGTTTATTCGCTAGCTGTTATTGttatcctcatcctcatcatctcagtGATTCTCGACCTAGCCTTTACTCCGTTCTCCGTCTCCAAGATCTCACGATTTATTGCGTGCTAATCTTTCGTGTAAATTTTCTTATCTCTCCATGGGCTTCGTCAGCCCTACACAGATTATGCGTCGTCTGCCGGGAACATGACTGTCCACCTGCGCTTTGTTCATATACTTATTGGCGTACCATAGTATAGATTAGTCTTGCCGCTATCTATCAGCCTGCGTGATTCTAGGTACCTTATCTCGACATGGAAATTTCCTTTAGATTGGCAGCTTTCGATGTCTGGCTTGACTGGTCTGTTAGTACTCTTAGCACGTCATAGTTTGTAGTTGGTCTTTAGATGCTAACTACCGACGCTTTTTGGTCGCTCATCCATGCCCATTATGTCTATACGCGAAATCAGGTATACCTACAAAGCAAAAAGTCCTTCCAGGTCATCTTCAAAAATATGAGGTATTCAAAACAATACCTGTGCTCTCTCGATCACTGCGAAGCTTACAAGAGATGTACTGTCAACAGCCAGATCAGCCTGGAGGTGTGCTCTTATCACGTGAGACATAGCTCTTATCGCCGTGACGGACTGGGCTGCGTCCGGCCTCCAGCAGCTGGACTTCAACGTCGAAATAATCTGTATGCGGGCAAATAGCCCTCGAGTCTTACGTTGGGCTTCACCCTTCCGCCCACCATGCAGCAAACTGTCCCCTTTGTCTCTGAGATTCGCTGAAAGCCGGCACCGATCACCGGTCACGCAAATCATCGCCGCGCGAACTTCGCATCTGATTCCGCGGAGCCTTCGGAGTTTCTCCTCCACTTCATGCCGAGATTTTATGCTCGATGCTGATTCTACAATATATGCGCTATCGACAGCTTCCGGCAGAGCAGCAATTGCAGTCATACGCATTTCTGGGCCATCCTGTTCTTCGGTATGACAGATCATTAGTTATCACAGCATATTCGGGCTTCTTATGGGTGAATTGTGATGGACTGACCGCCGAATTTTGGGACAGATTTACGAGGCCCTCTGCCCTGGCAAGCCTTTGCCAAAGCCTCGATTTGCTGCGCTCCGGACTCTTTATGATCCCGCGCTCCCTCCTTCGCCAAATACGGTCCTCGATGCGGGTGCCCTCATTCTCTACTTTCCCGGTCCAAAGACAGTTACTGGCGAGGATGTGCTAGAACTACACGTTCACGGTGGTCCGGCCATCGTCAAAGCTGTACTGGATGCGATCGCGCGCACGAACAAAACCGACACCGTCGTCCGCTACGCCGAGCCGGGTGAATTTACGCGTCGCGCATTTATGAATGACCGCCTCGGTCTTCCGCAGATTGAGGCCCTGGGTGATACCCTTTCCGCAGATACGGAGCAGCAGCGACGACTCGCCGTCCGCGGCACGAGTGATGCGCTGCTCAACCGCTACGAGCTCTGGCGACAGGTACTGCTATATGCGCGTGGTGAGCTAGAAGCGCTGATTGATTTCTCCGAGGATCAGCACTTTGATGAGTCGACCGAGGAGCTCGTTGCATCTGTTAGAAGTCAAGTGGAGGCCTTGGCGGTACAGGTCAAGTTTCATGTACAGAATGCGAGTCGAGGTGAACTTTTGCGAAATGGCATCCGGGTCGCGCTTCTGGGAGCACCGAATGCCGGCAAGAGTTCGCTGTTGAATCGAGTCGTTGGCAAAGAGGCGGCCATTGTGAGTGCGGAAGAGGGAACCACTCGCGATATTGTGGATGTCGGCGTCGATCTCGGTGGATGGTACTGCAAACTCGGAGATATGGCTGGGATTCGTGCCGAGGCCGGCGGGTCTAACAGTGTTGTCATTGGTGctgtggagaaggagggcaTCCGACGAGCACGAGAGAGGGCACTGGAGTCCGATGTGGTTGTTGTGGTGGTTTCTCTCGAGTACGATGGTCCACACGTTCGGTTATCGGTGGAGCAAGAGGTTCGAGAGGCTGTCAACGACTGCGTTGAGGCAGGGAAATCTCTTGTCGTAGCCGTGAACAAGTGCGACAAATTGTCTGCCGGTGACTGGGGTGATTCGCTTCCCTCAGCTCTGGCTCAGAGAGTCTCGGAGGAATTTCCCGCTGTGCCGGCAGATCGTATCTTTGCGATATCCTGCAACGACGCACAACGGGGGATGTTGCCTTCTGTTGGAAGCCAACAAGGGAGCTCTACCGATCCGGGGAATTTGCAGACCTTCCTACGAGGACTGATCTCCACATTCGAACAAATTGCTTCGCCTCTAGGAGTGGATAGCGATGAGAGTGGTCCATATGACAAGTCTTATTGGGAAGATTCTCTAGGTGTGACACACCGACAAAGTTCAAATTTACAAAAATGTCTCGACCATCTGCACGATTTCTTGTCTCAAACCAGACCGAGTGCTTCCGGAAACTCTATCGCAAGCTCTTATAATGGGTCGCCGCTTGTGGAAGCTGAGATCGATATTGTTGCCGCCGCCGAACACTTGCGTTTCGCTGCTGATATGCTGGCGAAAATCACCGGCAAGGGTGAGAGCGGCGATGTCGAGGATGTGCTGGGCGTGGTATTCGAGAAGTAagttgtcttttttttttcccatcctttttctctctgtgtATTCGCTGTGAAGCATGTTTCCTTGAACGTCTTGCTTTTTCGATTTCCGAACTGACGGAATTCTAGATTCTGCGTTGGCAAGTGACGTCGGCTTTTCGAAGGGCGATCATGGGTCGTGCAGGATACGAGATTCTTAAGTTCCGCTTGTCCGGGTACGATGAGTCTGTGGAAATGTTGCAAGACTAGTGACGATGGCATTTCGTGTCGATTCCTTCATTATTGGATGGCGTCGCGGTTCCGGGGCTCGAATTCTTCGAAGCAGGAGAGATGGTTGAGCGGTCTTTGGGATGAGACCCGATGCCAACCCACGGTCAATATAATTGGAAAGGCGctgctcttccacctcctctgcGTCACTAGCAGGTCCATTATAGCCCCCACGGCCCATAGTGAACACAAAGGCCCTTTGCCTCGTATGATGTCGTACGCACGTCGCCGACGGAAGTTGTGCTGGAAGGAAGTCTCTTGGAGAAGAcgatgactttgtcaagctCAGGATGACTTGAAGAGAAATGAATTCACTCTTTTCCGAGAAGATGCTTGGTAGTGGACAGGATTGATCAAATGATGGATCTAAGTTTTGATCCGCGACTGAAGTAGATTTTTTAAAGACGATGTTATAACATCGAATGAAGACGTGACCAGATATCGTCCCTCTTGAGTCTTTATTTATATGACTTCATGACTGGAAACTTCTAACAGTCGCATTGACTCATCATTGATACCAAATAGcaacttgaaaaaaaagcagatcGGAATTAGCAGATTATCGCTATGTCTATTCTGGCTCTCCGACGTCTCTCTTCGGCTTACCCATCAACCCTCGCGTCCGGGTTACCAATTGACCACACTGCCCTCGTGGAGTCCTCAAGTGTCCAGATGAGGGATTCTTCTGGAACAAATGCATATTCGAGACCAATTATCGATTGAATTCAGAAACCTGATCGTGGGGGCCATGCCGAACCCCTGCTGGCTTGTCTGAGTCAGGGTCCAACACGGCCAGGATAGTGCACATACAAGCACATGTAGAGTGTGCATTCTCCCTAAATCCAACTGGGGTAAGGATTGTAAAGCCCGCCATGTACACAAAACACTCGGTTTCCCACGGACAGAGTAGTAGGTAATAATTGATCATAGGCACTCAGTCAGCTTTGACACCTCGCCGAGAGTACTCATTCAATCATCTTGTGTATCATAATACAGCTCACCATCCAAGACAATGGCACGTCCTGGATCCGCACCCGTGGGCAGGAATGACGCTGTCGTGAAATGCCGCTCGCAAAGAGGACATGTGGTAAACCAGGATCAGGGAAGATATGCAGATGTAACTGGTAGATTTTGGTTTCCAAGGCCCCTCGCCTCGGCACTCGGTGTGAGCGGGCGAGCAGGGATATTTCTCAGCTGATTGATGAAACGGTCGCGCAAAGGCTGTCAA
This genomic window from Penicillium oxalicum strain HP7-1 chromosome III, whole genome shotgun sequence contains:
- a CDS encoding Cytokinesis protein sepA, giving the protein MPTGPPADKSRQTSAGKSFFGRKLYKERSTDERSSEGYGGSYDSLAPPASASGSRSSRYSKRSSVQSVDTHGDLDSSMLAPMSGGGIPSMPFDSMPSDTRTPVPIDNYPRPDSSSARLEPSSSSYGKPSGDFYSHYPTWNSSSTSSSSAPNAPPHGYTSYPPSGPRPPPHTSGMTMTSSTSGDRGTRYQQWGRPGSSAANHSIDSSSNSRTSLDQTSLYSSHSSNTRGSTYFSSSDGSSRTLTPSHSGDRITMFPTSNSSGRMSSAASSHSNVPAAVPRPDNFLTRPRDDRVVDQLFLELMQKRGWQNLPEQAKRQMLSYPASKKWTLVHQDRLTELQGEQKRRQNARQTHGHDGLSGLLERADEEGSPEWYVKKVMDDTITSKQLASLSVSLRTQPISWVKAFVEAQGQVALTNVLQKINRRKASGPVPAPPTGDKDLDREYDIAKCLKGLMNNKYGADDALEHQGVLVALVNSLSSPRLNTRKLVSEVLTFLCHWAEGRGHQKVLQAMDKVKHDHNETGRFDAWMRITEVTIDGRGKMGSLVGASEEYRSGGIGMENALMEYAVSTMILINMLVDGAENDLELRCHIRAQFISCGIKRLLTKMEGFQYDVIDKQIERFRENEAIDYEDLLQREGSSMKDSVEGEVKDMSDPLQIADAIATKISGTRSHDYFLSAMQHMLLIRENAGEEGLRMFQLVDAMMSYVAMDRRLPDMDLRQGLNFTVQSLLDRLHTDAEARQVYDEALEARQIAEAAIAERDEMKAQVEMGADGLVRKLQKQIDEQAGIIELQSRQNETLKAEVAEVQRLRAQELQRNELETRELYLMLRDAQDIAASNARKQANASETGPVDPSQLPGIMDRERLMERLERQLERTKTQFKLEGKIWGQHGPSDRLRELREKMEGGADESEEFAESARRNLDPSSLGSVYRKRSHVPEMNNGSDELPMSPLDEEEEAVFEKPRLIQYQRPRLNPAQASGLLGEIASKVPKFDDDEQEVASDVGAAAVAAPAASTSVTSVAVKDAGAVAKDVVTPNIVPPPPPPPPPPGGAKLVVPPPPPPGGAKLVIPPPPPPGGAKSVAPLPPPPPPPPGGKLAIPPPPPPGGAKVPGLPPPPPPPGGKIGVPPPPPPPGGFGAGLPPPPPPPGASGGFPPPPPPPSAPLGAGWRPTYMVQDDMPTSITGMPSIRPKKKLKALHWDKVDTPQVTVWAAHAPTQQEKEQKYTDLAKKGVLDEVERLFMAKETKIFGASTASKQRKDKKQVISNDLSKNFQIALSKFSQLPAEEVTRMIIHCDKEILDNLVVMDFLQRDEMCSIPENVAKLLAPYSRDWTVPGAANSEREQDPAELTREDQIYLATAFELNHYWKARMRALSLTRSYEHEYEDISAKLQEVVRVSETLRDSVSLMNVLGLILDIGNFMNDANKQAQGFKLSSLARLGMVKDDKNETTFADLVERIVRNQYPEWEGFSDEISGVIGLQKVSVDQLRSDSIKYISNIKNVQASLDAGNLSDPKKFHPQDRVSQVVQRSMKDARRKAEQLQLYLDEMNKTYDDIMVFYGEDSADENARRDFFAKLASFLMEWKKSREKNIGLEESRKRTEASLARKRINVNLANGAGTESPSSPATSGAMDSLLEKLRAAAPQTKDVRDRRRRARLKERHQIRVASGQKVPDFSAIDAGTEGSEAPADTTASTDENGLLSPPMPDEPVESSKETQVSEGEDVADRAASMLLGLRSNSEANGDRPRRRRESADEERRQRRLRRRNGGTSVSKGSADGTGSNLAPVVEPTSPTLTDHTGGAEEQSLLSPQQEDFRLSGTPEIVVSDQNDETIYEALCPGKPLPKPRFAALRTLYDPALPPSPNTVLDAGALILYFPGPKTVTGEDVLELHVHGGPAIVKAVLDAIARTNKTDTVVRYAEPGEFTRRAFMNDRLGLPQIEALGDTLSADTEQQRRLAVRGTSDALLNRYELWRQVLLYARGELEALIDFSEDQHFDESTEELVASVRSQVEALAVQVKFHVQNASRGELLRNGIRVALLGAPNAGKSSLLNRVVGKEAAIVSAEEGTTRDIVDVGVDLGGWYCKLGDMAGIRAEAGGSNSVVIGAVEKEGIRRARERALESDVVVVVVSLEYDGPHVRLSVEQEVREAVNDCVEAGKSLVVAVNKCDKLSAGDWGDSLPSALAQRVSEEFPAVPADRIFAISCNDAQRGMLPSVGSQQGSSTDPGNLQTFLRGLISTFEQIASPLGVDSDESGPYDKSYWEDSLGVTHRQSSNLQKCLDHLHDFLSQTRPSASGNSIASSYNGSPLVEAEIDIVAAAEHLRFAADMLAKITGKGESGDVEDVLGVVFEK